TCCAGCACGACGACCTCGACGCCCGCGAGGCGCAGTTCGCCCGCCAGCATCAGCCCGGTCGGGCCCGCGCCGACCACGATCACCCGGTTGTCCATGCCGCTCGTTCCCCCTCCCGGGCCCGCGTCCGCCGCGGTGTCCCGCGCCGTCATCGGCCGGCCCCCGCTCCCGCGTATCCGCGCTCGATCTCCTGGCAGCGCGCGTAGTCGGGCAGCGCGCCGCTCGCCTGGGCCTCGGCCAGCGTGACGGCGACTCGGTCGCGGTCGGAGAGGATCGGCTCGCCGATCTCCTCGGGGATCGGCAGCCCGAGAGCGGGATCGAGCACCTGGAGCGCCAGTTCGTTCTCCGGCACGTAGCCCTCGGAGAGCATGTAGGACATGACCGTGTCGTCATCGAGCGCGACGAACGCGTGCCCCACGCCCACGGGGAAGTACATGGTCCTGAAGTGCCGCTGGTCCATCAGCACGACGTCCCACCGGCCGAACGTCGGCGAGCCGACGCGGATGTCCACGACGATGTCGAGGGCGCTGCCGCGCGCGCAGTAGACGTACTTGGCGTTGCCAGGCGGCGTGACCGTGTAGTGGACGCCGCGGACCACGCCGCGGCGCGAGACGCTGTGGTTGGTCTGCGCGACCGGGAAGAGCGGCGCGCCGTGCGCGTCGGTGAACGCCTGGCCCTGGAACGGCGAGACGAACAGGCCGCGTTCGTCTCCGAAGACGCGCGGGGTGAACTCCAGGGCGCCGGCGACGGCGAGTTCTCTGACTTCCATGCCTTTTCCGCCTCTCAGCGGTTCGATGGGGACGGGGGGCGGGACGAGGGCCGGGCGCCGCCTCAGAGGGTGGCGAGCACCTCGCGCACCGCGTCGATGACCTTGTCCTGCACGTCCTCGGGCAGCGAGGGGTACATCGGCAGCGAGAAGATCTCGCCGGCCAGGCGCTCGGTGACGGGCAGGCTGCCCCGCT
Above is a genomic segment from Streptomyces marincola containing:
- a CDS encoding dTDP-4-dehydrorhamnose 3,5-epimerase family protein; the protein is MEVRELAVAGALEFTPRVFGDERGLFVSPFQGQAFTDAHGAPLFPVAQTNHSVSRRGVVRGVHYTVTPPGNAKYVYCARGSALDIVVDIRVGSPTFGRWDVVLMDQRHFRTMYFPVGVGHAFVALDDDTVMSYMLSEGYVPENELALQVLDPALGLPIPEEIGEPILSDRDRVAVTLAEAQASGALPDYARCQEIERGYAGAGAGR